A genome region from Etheostoma cragini isolate CJK2018 chromosome 4, CSU_Ecrag_1.0, whole genome shotgun sequence includes the following:
- the cyldb gene encoding ubiquitin carboxyl-terminal hydrolase CYLD, with protein sequence MEPKTVPKEKFFIVIRGKSRKGFCRGCIGRVEAELQPGELMGLLYLGGSNAGTPKSGGIVRREDTYPLTRHQAQLLLFVYPASKRIELLCNPQLFSAICKLSQDDLVLVKHKKGHLPGMVKNLMQIGKKDNKDDLHMLGFEVEFVDSDQNFSSKKPAPLPLFSAADIIQVVQSYSLPLGLHCKDSQCGGLNRKAVTRINSMPNIGSCAQQVRDNATEQSVIQSQSSSTSHVPLEVGSMVEVVSNTRITVYGVIQWLGPLEGKTGEWAGIELDYEVNGCTDGTYGSQRYFTCEGNKALFIPVRKCSPDSRFFCSSTGGETSKPMDTPPVPSFEDTEENAPPIPESKALSLLVGRMKGIQGHINSCYLDATLFSLFGSSVTLENICKKPADMDKPINCTLRKIVNCLRRQGFVPAASVMNFRKELGCDTFRTEEKDPEEFITVLFQKVLCMEPLLKLRSRQDICHGAYTLQIFLEKEQMGQMPTVQQLLDTSCLSGDLKFEEMPSCLLVQMPRFGNKYKMFSHIIPSTELDVTDLLYNSPRECFVCGHLAEYECLQCLPDRKLQPGRIKQYCSTCNSQVHTHPSRQDHSPKTLAVPADVASNTCVPRHTMQLFAVLCIQTSHYVSFVKYGSDPHSWLFFDSMADRCGDDQHGYNIPEIQACPELGDFLSQPEEELARSNPSQAPELVRRLLCDPYMFLYHNPTMPLSKLSHQE encoded by the exons ATGGAGCCCAAAACTGTACCAAAAGAGAAGTTTTTCATTGTGATACGTGGGAAGTCGAGGAAAGGCTTCTGCCGAGGATGTATTGGCCGTGTGGAGGCAGAGTTGCAGCCCGGAGAGCTGATGGGCCTGCTTTACCTCGGTGGAAGTAACGCAGGGACCCCTAAGAGTGGAGGCATCGTGAGGAGGGAGGACACATACCCTCTAACCCGACACCAGGCCCAGCTATTGCTCTTCGTTTACCCCGCAAGCAAACGCATAGAGCTGCTGTGTAATCCCCAGCTGTTTTCGGCTATTTGTAAGCTGTCTCAGGatgatctggtgttggtgaagCACAAGAAGGGACACCTGCCAGGGATGGTGAAGAACCTGATGCAAATTGGGAAGAAGGACAACAAAGACGACCTGCACATGCTTGGCTTTGAGGTCGAATTTGTG GACAGTGATCAGAATTTCTCATCCAAGAAACCTGCTCCTCTGCCCCTGTTCAGTGCGGCAGATATCATCCAGGTGGTCCAATCTTACTCACTTCCCCTTGGACTGCACTGTAAAGACAGCCAATGTGGAG GTCTAAACAGAAAAGCGGTGACGCGCATCAACTCCATGCCGAATATAGGATCTTGTGCACAACAAGTGAGGGACAACGCTACAGAGCAAAGTGTCATTCAGAGCCAAAGTTCAAGCACATCTCATGTGCCTTTAGAGGTGGGATCCATGGTGGAGGTGGTGTCCAACACAAGGATCACAGTATACGGGGTTATCCAGTGGTTGGGGCCCCTTGAAGGGAAGACTGGTGAATGGGCTGGGATTGAATTG GACTATGAAGTGAATGGCTGCACTGATGGGACATATGGAAGCCAGAGGTATTTCACATGCGAAGGGAACAAGGCTTTGTTCATTCCCGTCAGAAAGTGCAGTCCTGATAGCAGGTTCTTCTGCTCCTCTACAGGAGGGGAGACCTCCAAACCCATGGACACACCTCCAG TTCCTTCATTTGAGGACACGGAGGAGAATGCACCACCTATTCCTGAATCAAAGGCATTGTCTTTGTTAGTGGGAAGAATGAAAGGGATTCAGGGACACATCAATTCCTGTTACCTTGATGCCACACTCTTCAG TTTGTTTGGCTCATCCGTGACCCTGGAAAATATCTGCAAAAAGCCTGCTGACATGGACAAACCCATAAACTGCACTCTTAGAAAAATAGTCAACTGTTTGCGCAG ACAAGGGTTTGTGCCTGCTGCGAGTGTGATGAATTTCCGTAAAGAGCTTGGCTGCGACACCTTCCGAACAGAGGAAAAAG ACCCAGAAGAGTTCATCACGGTCCTCTTTCAGAAAGTGCTTTGCATGGAGCCACTGCTTAAGCTCAG atCGAGACAAGACATATGTCACGGTGCTTATACTCTCCAGATCTttctagagaaagaacagatgGGACAGATGCCAACCGTTCAACAGCTGCTGGACACATCCTGCCTGTCAGGAGACCTCAAGTTTGAAGAG ATGCCGTCCTGTCTCTTGGTTCAGATGCCAAGGTTTGGAAACAAGTATAAGATGTTTTCTCACATCATTCCCTCTACTGAACTGGACGTCACAGATCTTCTATACAATT CTCCAAGGGAATGCTTCGTTTGTGGGCATTTGGCAGAGTACGAGTGTCTTCAGTGTCTACCAGATAGAAAATTGCAACCAGGGAGAATAAAACAGTACTGCTCCACCTGCAACTCACAG GTTCACACACATCCGTCTCGGCAGGATCACTCCCCCAAAACTCTAGCAGTACCAGCAGATGTAGCCTCTAATACTTGTGTGCCCAGGCACACGATGCAGCTGTTTGCTGTGCTCTGCATTCAAACCAGCCACTATGTGTCCTTTGTCAAATACGGCTCTGATCCTCACTCCTGGCTCTTTTTTGACAGCATGGCAGACAGATGCG GTGACGATCAACATGGCTACAACATTCCTGAGATCCAAGCTTGTCCAGAGCTAGGTGACTTTCTGTCCCAGCCGGAAGAGGAGCTGGCTCGCTCCAACCCCTCCCAGGCTCCTGAACTTGTGCGCAGGTTGCTGTGTGACCCTTATATGTTTTTATACCACAACCCAACCATGCCACTTTCAAAACTGAGCCATCAGGAATAG